Proteins encoded within one genomic window of Streptomyces sp. NBC_00523:
- a CDS encoding glycoside hydrolase family 32 protein, with amino-acid sequence MRVRRRAQALVIALALGLTPLLSASPASAGEVWNYPEFPYQPTTYTEAYRGQFHFSSQQGWMNDPNGLVYANGEYHFFYQHNPHGLAWDTMHWGHATSKDLVHWTQKPIALEPDVHPGTLFSGGGVVDKDNTSGLKTGADDPIVVFANTDGVSVYYSNDNGKTFQAYDKGRKRITIPVQSRDPKVAWDAAHKQWVMVVWSENDADNHGNGVEIYTSPNLLDWTHSSRYSADWLFECPDLFQVPVDGDPNRKKWVLTTASGTYVVGDFDGTGFHADNPAPHPMDFGTAYAGGTFYAAETFQNAPDGRVVQMAWQGGNVGSTWTGNATFPAQLGLISTPEGLRITRTPVDELSSLASGGKTLKKQKVKEGGANPFKGVRADTYEISATVDVSKSTARKIAFGLHVRSDNTADRTVVYDKAAGTLDGHPVGLENGKLKLRLLVDRGQLEVFADGGTYSLSDNVNFDSGADSQGIRLYAEGGTAKLDSAVFRRLNSSWGTGQSTLDTDLGDRWNAVSGNWTDVSGGKQGRGSGNGFYLSTRTAADGVYQGDVSLGTAQAAGLTFRANDKGEGYTANIDKEGKVKLWRPGRDIATYDTPVTADSTHHLKVTTEDNRIRVFLDNGTDPVIDATDDAYTGGRYGANVFNGSATLQNLNTGGTGLDAFPTAKWATTGGNWTTAADGLHGSSSGDGFYLSARTGEDFTYEGDLSVTNGTATGLTFRANDKGEGYTATLDTKGQVKLWRPGKDLATHDTAITEGRTYHVKVRAEGDRIRVWLGDDATPVIDTTDATYGSGRFGVNAYNGNVIAQHLRIS; translated from the coding sequence ATGCGTGTACGCCGCAGAGCCCAGGCGTTGGTGATCGCCCTGGCGCTCGGCCTGACCCCGCTGCTGTCGGCCTCGCCGGCGTCCGCGGGCGAGGTGTGGAACTACCCCGAGTTCCCGTACCAGCCCACGACGTACACCGAGGCGTATCGCGGGCAGTTCCACTTCAGCTCCCAGCAGGGCTGGATGAACGACCCGAACGGCCTGGTGTACGCCAACGGCGAGTACCACTTCTTCTACCAGCACAACCCGCACGGGCTGGCCTGGGACACCATGCACTGGGGCCACGCCACCAGCAAGGACCTGGTCCACTGGACGCAGAAGCCGATCGCCCTGGAACCGGACGTGCACCCGGGCACGCTGTTCTCCGGCGGCGGCGTGGTCGACAAGGACAACACCTCGGGTCTGAAGACGGGTGCCGACGACCCCATCGTGGTCTTCGCGAACACCGACGGCGTCAGCGTCTACTACAGCAATGACAACGGCAAGACGTTCCAGGCGTACGACAAGGGCCGCAAGCGCATCACCATCCCGGTCCAGAGCCGCGACCCCAAGGTGGCCTGGGACGCCGCGCACAAGCAGTGGGTCATGGTGGTGTGGTCGGAGAACGACGCCGACAACCACGGCAACGGCGTCGAGATCTACACCTCGCCCAACCTGCTCGACTGGACGCACTCCAGCCGCTATTCCGCGGACTGGCTGTTCGAGTGCCCCGACCTGTTCCAGGTCCCGGTCGACGGCGACCCGAACCGCAAGAAGTGGGTGCTCACCACCGCGTCCGGCACGTACGTGGTGGGTGACTTCGACGGCACCGGGTTCCACGCGGACAACCCCGCCCCCCATCCGATGGACTTCGGCACCGCCTACGCGGGCGGCACGTTCTACGCGGCCGAGACCTTCCAGAACGCCCCGGACGGGCGCGTCGTCCAGATGGCCTGGCAGGGCGGCAACGTCGGCAGCACCTGGACCGGCAACGCCACCTTCCCCGCCCAGCTCGGCCTGATCAGCACGCCGGAGGGCCTCCGGATCACCCGTACACCGGTGGACGAGCTGTCGTCCCTCGCCTCCGGCGGCAAGACCTTGAAGAAGCAGAAGGTCAAGGAGGGCGGCGCCAACCCCTTCAAGGGCGTCCGGGCCGACACGTACGAGATCAGCGCCACGGTCGACGTGAGCAAGTCGACGGCGCGGAAGATCGCGTTCGGCCTGCACGTCCGCAGCGACAACACCGCCGACCGCACGGTGGTCTACGACAAGGCGGCGGGCACCCTGGACGGCCACCCGGTCGGCCTGGAGAACGGCAAGCTGAAGCTGCGCCTGCTGGTGGACCGCGGCCAGTTGGAGGTCTTCGCCGACGGCGGCACGTACTCCCTCTCGGACAACGTCAACTTCGACTCCGGCGCCGACAGCCAGGGCATCCGACTGTACGCCGAGGGCGGCACGGCCAAGCTGGACAGTGCCGTCTTCCGCCGGCTCAACTCCAGCTGGGGCACGGGTCAGTCGACGCTCGACACCGACCTGGGCGACCGGTGGAACGCCGTCAGCGGCAACTGGACCGATGTGTCGGGCGGCAAGCAGGGGCGGGGCTCCGGGAACGGCTTCTACCTCAGTACGCGGACGGCGGCCGACGGCGTCTACCAGGGCGATGTGTCCCTGGGCACCGCCCAGGCGGCCGGTCTCACCTTCCGCGCCAATGACAAGGGCGAGGGGTACACCGCCAACATCGACAAGGAGGGCAAGGTCAAGCTGTGGCGTCCCGGCCGGGACATCGCCACGTACGACACCCCCGTCACGGCGGACAGCACCCACCACCTCAAGGTGACCACCGAGGACAATCGCATCCGGGTCTTCCTGGACAACGGCACCGACCCCGTCATCGACGCGACCGACGACGCCTACACCGGCGGCCGGTACGGAGCCAACGTCTTCAACGGCAGCGCGACGCTCCAGAACCTGAACACGGGCGGCACAGGACTCGACGCCTTCCCCACCGCCAAGTGGGCCACCACGGGCGGGAACTGGACCACGGCCGCCGACGGTCTGCACGGCAGTTCCTCGGGGGACGGCTTCTATCTGAGCGCGCGGACGGGTGAGGACTTCACCTACGAGGGCGACCTCTCCGTCACCAACGGCACCGCGACCGGTCTGACCTTCCGGGCCAACGACAAGGGCGAGGGATACACCGCGACCCTGGACACCAAGGGCCAGGTGAAGCTGTGGCGCCCCGGCAAGGACCTGGCCACCCACGACACCGCCATCACCGAGGGCCGGACCTACCACGTGAAGGTGCGCGCCGAAGGTGACCGGATACGGGTATGGCTCGGCGACGACGCCACACCGGTCATCGACACCACCGACGCCACCTACGGCAGCGGCCGGTTCGGTGTGAACGCCTACAACGGGAACGTCATCGCCCAGCACCTGAGGATCAGCTGA
- a CDS encoding ABC transporter permease gives MTTSTASALYSGAKEPTTLRRILMAPAAGPLGALILASVVFALSSDEFLTGGNFSLILQQVMVVGTLAIGQTLIILTAGIDLSVGAVMAFGGIVMAKLAVSSPLPAPLAILAGVLVCGAFGLANGLLVRLVPLPPFIVTLGMLNVAFALTHIFSEEQTVTGLPSSLTALGETFPLGTTDVTYGSLLTVFLFLGFAYALGNTAWGQHVYALGNSAESARLNGIRVSRLTISLYTVAGLVYGIAALLLVSRTGVGDPQAGQTENLDSITAVVLGGTSLFGGRGTVLGTFVGVLIVGVFRNGLQLLGVSSVYQTLVTGVLVILAVTIDQFSRKKGR, from the coding sequence ATGACCACCTCCACCGCCTCGGCGCTGTACTCCGGCGCCAAGGAACCCACCACGCTGCGCCGCATCCTGATGGCGCCCGCGGCGGGACCCTTGGGTGCCCTGATCCTCGCCTCGGTCGTCTTCGCGCTGAGCAGCGACGAATTCCTGACCGGCGGCAACTTCTCGCTGATCCTGCAACAGGTGATGGTCGTCGGCACGCTGGCGATCGGCCAGACCCTGATCATCCTCACCGCCGGCATCGACCTGTCGGTCGGCGCGGTGATGGCCTTCGGCGGGATCGTGATGGCCAAGCTGGCCGTCAGCAGCCCGCTGCCCGCACCGCTCGCGATCCTGGCCGGCGTCCTCGTCTGCGGGGCCTTCGGACTGGCCAACGGCCTGCTCGTACGGCTCGTGCCGCTCCCGCCGTTCATCGTCACCCTGGGCATGCTCAACGTCGCCTTCGCGCTGACGCACATCTTCTCCGAGGAGCAGACCGTCACCGGCCTGCCCAGCTCGCTCACGGCGCTCGGGGAGACCTTCCCGCTGGGCACCACCGACGTTACCTACGGCTCCCTGCTCACCGTCTTCCTCTTCCTGGGCTTCGCCTACGCGCTCGGCAACACCGCCTGGGGGCAGCACGTCTACGCCCTGGGCAACAGTGCCGAGAGCGCCCGCCTCAACGGCATCCGCGTCTCCCGGCTCACCATCTCGCTCTACACGGTGGCCGGTCTCGTCTACGGGATCGCGGCCCTGCTGCTGGTCTCCCGCACCGGTGTGGGAGACCCGCAGGCCGGCCAGACGGAGAACCTGGACAGCATCACGGCCGTGGTGCTCGGCGGCACCAGCCTGTTCGGCGGGCGCGGCACGGTCCTTGGCACGTTCGTGGGCGTCCTCATCGTCGGCGTCTTCCGCAACGGCCTCCAGCTGCTCGGGGTCTCCTCCGTCTACCAGACCCTGGTCACCGGCGTGCTGGTGATCCTGGCCGTGACGATCGACCAGTTCTCCCGGAAGAAGGGCCGATGA
- a CDS encoding sugar ABC transporter substrate-binding protein, protein MLFAAATIVTICALTLTGCGSGSGSSGKDGGKVKVGLITKTDTNPFFVKMREGAQKEAKKKGVELTTAAGKYDGDNAGQVTALENMVSAGVKGILITPNDSKAIVPALAKARAKGVLVIALDTPPEPQSAADALFATDNVKAGKLIGAYAKAAMQGKEVKIATMDLSPGVSVGVQRHQGFMEGYGITDKDSALVCSQDTGGDRAKGQTAMENCLQKAPDINLVYAINEPAALGAYTAIKAKGREKDVMIVTIDGGCEGVAAVKDGRIAATSQQYPLKMAADGVAAIVDYAKTGKKAGGYTDTGVQLIADKAQPGVDSKDAGFGIDNCWGK, encoded by the coding sequence ATGCTGTTCGCCGCCGCCACCATCGTCACCATATGTGCTCTCACGCTCACCGGGTGTGGGTCCGGCTCCGGTTCCTCGGGCAAGGACGGCGGCAAGGTGAAGGTCGGCCTGATCACCAAGACCGACACCAACCCCTTCTTCGTCAAGATGCGCGAGGGCGCCCAGAAGGAGGCCAAGAAGAAGGGCGTGGAGCTCACCACGGCCGCCGGCAAGTACGACGGTGACAACGCCGGACAGGTCACCGCGCTGGAGAACATGGTCTCCGCGGGCGTCAAGGGCATCCTGATCACCCCCAACGACTCCAAGGCCATCGTCCCCGCGCTGGCGAAGGCCCGCGCCAAGGGCGTCCTGGTGATCGCCCTGGACACCCCGCCGGAGCCCCAGTCCGCCGCCGACGCGCTGTTCGCCACCGACAACGTCAAGGCGGGCAAGCTCATCGGCGCCTACGCCAAGGCCGCCATGCAGGGCAAGGAGGTCAAGATCGCCACCATGGACCTGTCGCCCGGCGTCTCCGTCGGCGTCCAGCGCCACCAGGGATTCATGGAGGGCTACGGCATCACCGACAAGGACTCCGCCCTGGTGTGTTCCCAGGACACCGGCGGTGACCGTGCCAAGGGCCAGACCGCGATGGAGAACTGCCTCCAGAAGGCCCCCGACATCAACCTCGTCTACGCCATCAACGAGCCGGCCGCCCTCGGCGCGTACACCGCCATCAAGGCCAAGGGCCGGGAGAAGGACGTCATGATCGTCACCATCGACGGCGGCTGCGAGGGCGTCGCCGCGGTCAAGGACGGCAGGATCGCCGCCACTTCGCAGCAGTACCCCCTCAAGATGGCCGCCGACGGCGTGGCCGCGATCGTGGACTACGCCAAGACCGGCAAGAAGGCCGGCGGCTACACCGACACGGGCGTCCAGCTGATCGCGGACAAGGCGCAGCCGGGCGTCGACTCCAAGGACGCCGGCTTCGGCATCGACAACTGCTGGGGGAAGTAA
- a CDS encoding LacI family DNA-binding transcriptional regulator, whose translation MVSPRRPTLADVAQEVGVSAKTVSRVLNGNGPTSESTRERVLEAVGRLGFQLNPMAQSIRSGGPDTTVGLVIPDLANPFFGSVASGIEATVRDHGLTLVMGSSGDDPERETDLTRSFLARRVSALMVVPSVGADHSHLKQHLAQGLPVVFIDRPGHGLPTDTVVSSNRKGAREGTAHLIAHGHRRIGFIGDLPRGLYTRRERQAGYRAALAEAGLPYDRALVGEAHDEHGAAKALARLLALQSPPTAVVSGNNVMTLGAMAELGRSGAPVAVVAIDDVPMAELLTPALTVVAQDPVTIGREAGATALRRLAGDRSRPRTVVVPNRLIQRGSGERRFAADQELPA comes from the coding sequence ATGGTCTCACCCCGCCGCCCGACTCTTGCCGATGTCGCCCAGGAGGTGGGCGTGAGCGCCAAGACCGTCTCCCGGGTGCTCAACGGGAACGGCCCCACCTCGGAGTCGACCCGGGAGCGTGTCCTCGAAGCGGTGGGCAGGCTCGGCTTCCAGCTCAACCCGATGGCGCAGAGCATTCGCAGCGGCGGACCGGACACCACCGTCGGTCTCGTCATCCCCGACCTGGCCAACCCCTTCTTCGGCTCGGTCGCCAGTGGGATCGAGGCCACCGTCCGCGACCACGGGCTGACCCTCGTCATGGGCTCGTCCGGGGACGACCCGGAGCGGGAGACGGACCTGACCCGGTCCTTCCTCGCCCGCCGGGTGAGCGCGCTGATGGTCGTGCCCTCCGTGGGCGCCGACCACAGCCACCTCAAACAGCACCTGGCCCAGGGACTCCCGGTCGTGTTCATCGACCGCCCGGGCCACGGCCTGCCCACAGATACGGTCGTCAGCTCCAACCGCAAGGGCGCCCGCGAGGGCACCGCGCACCTGATCGCCCACGGCCACCGCCGCATCGGGTTCATCGGCGACCTCCCCCGGGGCCTGTACACGCGCCGCGAACGCCAGGCGGGATACCGGGCGGCCCTGGCCGAGGCCGGCCTCCCGTACGACCGGGCCCTGGTCGGCGAGGCGCACGACGAACACGGCGCGGCAAAGGCCCTGGCCCGGCTGCTGGCCCTCCAGAGCCCGCCCACCGCCGTGGTCAGCGGGAACAACGTCATGACGCTCGGCGCCATGGCGGAGCTCGGACGGAGCGGCGCGCCCGTGGCGGTGGTCGCCATCGACGACGTGCCGATGGCGGAACTGCTCACGCCCGCCCTCACCGTCGTCGCCCAGGACCCGGTGACCATCGGGCGCGAGGCGGGAGCCACCGCGCTGCGGCGGCTGGCGGGGGACCGGTCGCGCCCGCGCACCGTCGTCGTACCGAACAGGCTGATCCAGCGCGGCTCGGGCGAGCGCCGGTTCGCCGCCGACCAGGAGCTGCCCGCCTGA
- a CDS encoding ATP-binding cassette domain-containing protein: MSTLDKSAAVVTPVLSARNLVKRYGHVTAIDGADFDLMPGEVLAVIGDNGAGKSSLIKALTGAVVPDSGEIRLNGEPIRFNGPQDAHEHGIETVYQDLAVAPSMDIASNMFLGRELRRKDILGRALRMLDKKAMRARAAEHMAELKIGLGSLTQPVETLSGGQRQAVAVARAAAWARSVVVMDEPTAALGVKESAQVLDLIRRVRDKGIPVILISHNMPHVFEIADRVHVHRLGRRAAVIKPSDHSMAEVVAIMTGALRVEADGATTVADHRAVDAVGAGHDDG, from the coding sequence ATGAGCACCCTCGACAAGAGCGCAGCCGTGGTGACCCCGGTGCTCAGCGCCCGCAACCTGGTCAAGCGCTACGGGCATGTCACCGCCATCGACGGCGCCGACTTCGACCTGATGCCGGGCGAGGTCCTGGCCGTCATCGGGGACAACGGAGCCGGCAAGTCCAGCCTGATCAAGGCCCTGACCGGCGCGGTGGTCCCGGACTCCGGGGAGATCCGCCTGAACGGCGAGCCCATCCGCTTCAACGGTCCCCAGGACGCCCACGAGCACGGCATCGAGACCGTCTACCAGGACCTCGCCGTCGCCCCGTCCATGGACATCGCGTCCAACATGTTCCTGGGCCGCGAGCTGCGCCGCAAGGACATCCTGGGGCGGGCGCTGCGGATGCTCGACAAGAAGGCGATGAGGGCCCGGGCCGCCGAGCACATGGCGGAGCTGAAGATCGGGCTCGGTTCGCTGACCCAGCCCGTGGAGACGCTTTCCGGAGGCCAGCGCCAGGCCGTCGCGGTGGCCCGGGCGGCCGCCTGGGCCAGGAGCGTCGTGGTCATGGACGAACCCACCGCCGCGCTGGGCGTCAAGGAGTCGGCCCAGGTCCTCGACCTGATCCGCCGGGTACGCGACAAGGGCATCCCGGTCATCCTGATCAGCCACAACATGCCGCACGTCTTCGAGATCGCCGACCGCGTCCATGTGCACCGGCTGGGCCGCCGGGCAGCGGTGATCAAGCCGTCGGACCACTCCATGGCGGAGGTCGTGGCGATCATGACCGGCGCCCTGCGGGTGGAGGCCGACGGGGCGACGACGGTGGCCGACCACCGGGCGGTCGACGCCGTCGGGGCCGGGCACGACGACGGCTGA
- a CDS encoding cytochrome P450 yields the protein MTSTHTPAGVRDTAGPAPVRDLGAALLTPEARRDPYPLYARMRREDPVHRSPQGVWYLTRYADVEAALGDLRLSNDRDRMTRAYTALGGDLKEFSRLTDRLGRVMSNTDPPDHARLRKLANRAFTARRVEALRDRVQHLVDRLIDAAVAAGPEMELIEAVASPLPMSVVCELFGIPEADRPRVKDWFRRFSRLSEDLAKSETAIDQYEDYLSGLIRQRRREPGDDLISALVATQTHDDRLTDSELLSTCFVLITAGDETTTHLITNAVHALLRHPDQLARLREDPGLMRGAVEELTRYDTVTQAIVRVVAQDLEIGGRILCEGELVYLFLGATNRDPERFEDPDRLDLTRPGNRHLGFGHGPHFCLGGPLARLQTEVAVGTLVRRLPGLRPADGAELSWRPNPLQRRLHALPLTY from the coding sequence ATGACCTCCACCCACACCCCGGCCGGGGTCCGCGACACCGCGGGCCCCGCCCCGGTCCGCGACCTCGGCGCCGCCCTGCTCACCCCCGAGGCCCGGCGCGACCCCTACCCGCTCTACGCCCGCATGCGCCGCGAGGACCCGGTCCACCGCAGCCCTCAGGGCGTCTGGTACCTCACCCGGTACGCCGACGTCGAGGCGGCGCTCGGCGACCTGCGGCTCTCCAACGACCGGGACAGGATGACCCGGGCCTACACCGCGCTCGGCGGCGACCTCAAGGAGTTCAGCCGGCTCACCGACCGGCTCGGCCGGGTGATGAGCAACACCGACCCGCCGGACCACGCCCGGCTCCGCAAGCTCGCCAACCGGGCGTTCACCGCCCGCCGCGTCGAGGCGCTGCGCGACCGCGTCCAGCACCTCGTGGACCGGCTCATCGACGCGGCGGTCGCCGCCGGGCCGGAGATGGAGCTGATCGAGGCGGTCGCATCGCCGCTGCCCATGTCCGTCGTCTGCGAGCTCTTCGGCATCCCCGAGGCGGACCGGCCCCGGGTCAAGGACTGGTTCCGGCGCTTCAGCCGGCTCAGCGAGGACCTGGCCAAGTCCGAGACCGCGATCGACCAGTACGAGGACTACCTGTCCGGGCTCATCCGGCAGCGCCGTCGCGAACCGGGCGACGACCTGATCAGCGCCCTGGTCGCCACCCAGACGCACGACGACCGGCTCACCGACTCCGAACTGCTCTCCACCTGCTTCGTCCTGATCACCGCAGGCGACGAGACCACCACCCACCTCATCACCAACGCCGTGCACGCCCTGCTGCGCCACCCGGACCAGCTGGCCCGGCTGCGCGAGGACCCCGGCCTCATGCGCGGCGCCGTCGAGGAGCTGACCCGCTACGACACGGTGACGCAGGCGATCGTCAGGGTCGTCGCGCAGGACCTGGAGATCGGCGGACGGATCCTCTGCGAGGGCGAGCTGGTGTACCTCTTCCTCGGCGCCACGAACCGCGACCCGGAACGCTTCGAGGACCCCGACCGGCTCGACCTGACCCGCCCAGGCAACCGGCACCTCGGCTTCGGCCACGGGCCCCACTTCTGCCTCGGCGGCCCGCTCGCCCGGCTCCAGACGGAGGTGGCCGTCGGCACGCTGGTGCGCCGGCTCCCGGGGCTGCGGCCGGCCGACGGGGCGGAGCTGTCCTGGCGGCCCAACCCGCTGCAACGACGGCTGCACGCCCTCCCGCTCACCTACTGA
- a CDS encoding carbohydrate kinase family protein translates to MIVVGGEALMDLVPAPDQGRAEGGLSLMLPRRGGGPYNTAVALGRLGAPVAFCSRVSTDAYGAALVEGLQKAGVDTALVQRGPEPTMLAVTAISEEGSAAYTFYHQGTADRLFTAPGSLPPLTRALALGTCSLALEPTASAYEHMLLRESGRGLFIALDPNIRPNVITDPDAYRARFRSWLPHLSLLKVSFEDTAWLSGCGTGEEAVLDAARGWARTGPSAVVLTGGGAGLWAVTATGDTVHVPAAACEVADTIGAGDTVYAALLDGLHRGDALRPDARLTHDEWRELLVFAARAAAVTCSRRGADSPHRAELLD, encoded by the coding sequence GTGATCGTAGTAGGCGGAGAAGCACTGATGGACCTGGTACCGGCGCCCGACCAGGGGCGCGCGGAGGGCGGGCTTTCCCTCATGCTTCCCAGACGTGGTGGCGGCCCGTACAACACCGCCGTCGCGCTGGGACGGCTCGGAGCGCCGGTCGCGTTCTGCTCCCGCGTCTCGACCGACGCCTACGGAGCCGCGCTGGTCGAGGGCCTTCAGAAGGCGGGCGTCGACACCGCTCTCGTCCAGCGCGGACCCGAACCCACCATGCTCGCCGTGACGGCCATCAGCGAGGAGGGCTCGGCCGCCTACACCTTCTACCACCAGGGCACGGCCGACCGTCTCTTCACGGCCCCCGGCTCCCTGCCGCCCCTGACCCGGGCCCTCGCCCTGGGCACGTGCTCACTCGCCCTGGAGCCCACGGCGAGCGCGTACGAGCACATGCTCCTGCGCGAGTCCGGAAGGGGCCTCTTCATCGCCCTCGACCCCAACATCCGGCCGAACGTCATCACCGACCCGGACGCCTACCGGGCCCGCTTCCGGAGCTGGCTGCCCCATCTCTCGCTGCTCAAGGTGTCGTTCGAGGACACGGCATGGCTGTCCGGCTGCGGGACCGGCGAGGAGGCGGTGCTCGACGCCGCGCGCGGCTGGGCGCGTACCGGACCGTCCGCGGTCGTCCTCACCGGCGGCGGCGCCGGACTCTGGGCGGTCACCGCCACCGGCGACACCGTGCACGTACCGGCCGCAGCGTGCGAGGTGGCCGACACCATCGGCGCGGGCGACACGGTCTACGCGGCGCTGCTCGACGGTCTCCACCGCGGGGACGCGCTGCGCCCGGACGCCCGGCTCACCCACGACGAGTGGCGCGAACTGCTGGTTTTCGCGGCCCGGGCCGCGGCCGTCACCTGCTCCCGGCGGGGAGCGGACTCGCCCCACCGGGCCGAACTGCTCGACTGA
- a CDS encoding MbtH family protein, which yields MTNPFDDQDGTFLVLVNDENQHSLWPQFADVPAGWTVAHGPDTHAACLDHIERTWTDMRPKSLADAMDAQR from the coding sequence ATGACCAACCCCTTCGACGACCAGGACGGCACCTTCCTCGTCCTCGTCAACGACGAGAACCAGCACTCGCTCTGGCCGCAGTTCGCCGACGTCCCCGCGGGCTGGACCGTCGCCCACGGCCCCGACACGCACGCCGCCTGCCTGGACCACATCGAGCGGACCTGGACCGACATGCGGCCCAAGAGCCTCGCCGACGCCATGGACGCCCAGCGGTAA
- a CDS encoding ROK family transcriptional regulator, with the protein MPDPESSPAHLRRKPSSKEMVLRLVSHHGSVTRAQLMDLSGLPRTTVYDAVAALVDSGAITTALQEEDGRGRGRPVERLRLNPGRGQFIGIEFTRRSTRVALANDACQLIGVRSAEEPSTAGRRERVLTAHRLATALAGGSLVPGTVKGVGVGIGGPHPGVEVAQLVRERFAAPVRVEKGHRLAALGEATWGAAAGEPDLLSVFLSREVGGGLIQSGALVRGPYATAGELGHVNVEREGGRPCHCGGRGCLDTVASSRAVLDRYHACGGLAAGIADLAVAARDADEAACRVLAETGRAVGGVLAALANTFAPAVIVVGGELTRTGAALLDPLKQELNELVVPAVRAHISLRAATLGTTATACGAVALVAGATGARTASRSVDAPAPDDLASGAITTAQQRSTGRS; encoded by the coding sequence ATGCCGGACCCCGAGAGCTCACCGGCGCACCTGCGCAGGAAGCCCAGCAGCAAGGAAATGGTCCTGCGGCTGGTGTCGCACCACGGCTCGGTGACCCGGGCCCAGCTCATGGACCTGAGCGGGCTGCCGCGGACCACCGTGTACGACGCCGTGGCCGCCCTGGTCGACAGCGGCGCGATCACCACCGCGCTCCAGGAGGAGGACGGCCGGGGCCGCGGCCGCCCGGTGGAGCGGCTCCGGCTCAACCCCGGACGCGGCCAGTTCATCGGCATCGAGTTCACCCGGCGGAGCACCCGGGTCGCCCTGGCCAACGACGCGTGCCAGCTGATCGGTGTCCGCAGCGCCGAGGAGCCGAGCACGGCCGGCCGGCGCGAACGCGTCCTGACGGCGCACCGCCTCGCCACCGCGCTGGCGGGAGGGTCCCTCGTACCCGGAACGGTCAAGGGCGTGGGGGTCGGCATCGGGGGCCCGCACCCCGGCGTCGAAGTGGCCCAGCTGGTGCGCGAGCGCTTCGCGGCTCCGGTCCGTGTGGAGAAGGGCCACCGTCTCGCCGCCCTGGGCGAAGCCACGTGGGGCGCGGCGGCGGGCGAGCCGGACCTGCTGTCCGTCTTCCTGTCCCGCGAGGTCGGGGGCGGGCTGATCCAGTCGGGAGCCCTGGTGCGCGGGCCCTACGCGACCGCGGGCGAACTCGGCCATGTCAACGTCGAGCGCGAGGGCGGGCGACCGTGCCACTGCGGCGGACGCGGATGTCTCGACACCGTCGCCTCCAGCCGGGCGGTCCTCGACCGGTACCACGCCTGCGGCGGACTGGCGGCCGGCATCGCCGACCTGGCCGTGGCGGCCCGCGACGCCGACGAGGCGGCCTGCCGGGTCCTGGCCGAGACGGGGCGCGCCGTGGGCGGTGTCCTTGCCGCCCTCGCGAACACCTTCGCCCCCGCCGTCATCGTCGTCGGCGGCGAGCTGACCCGCACCGGGGCGGCCCTGCTGGACCCGCTGAAGCAGGAGCTGAACGAGCTGGTCGTCCCGGCCGTACGCGCCCACATCAGTCTGCGGGCGGCCACCCTGGGCACGACCGCGACCGCCTGCGGAGCCGTCGCTCTGGTGGCCGGCGCGACGGGCGCGCGCACGGCCTCGCGATCCGTGGACGCGCCCGCCCCCGACGATCTAGCGTCGGGGGCGATCACAACGGCGCAGCAACGGAGTACGGGGAGATCATGA
- a CDS encoding SRPBCC domain-containing protein codes for MAREFRVRRQQDLPVAPQQVWDAVATAAGNLGWLYPMEIEPRVGGKATRGDATVLTWEPPHHLALRATQDGGFSNTLSYRVEQADGGTSHLRMGIHWVHTGVVDDAWNWDGKTDAAEKYVDFHQHALTEYLRHFAGRPAVYVQAHRPEPTADPADFAALRRRLGLADDAAVGDRFTLLAPEPVEVTVDWLSADFVGLRGPDALYRFFNGSSWNVPIRLGHHLFAEDADEQRATGTWSAWLNEPARER; via the coding sequence ATGGCCCGGGAATTCCGAGTCCGCAGGCAGCAGGACCTGCCCGTCGCACCCCAGCAGGTCTGGGACGCGGTCGCCACCGCCGCCGGAAACCTCGGCTGGCTCTACCCGATGGAGATCGAACCACGCGTCGGCGGCAAGGCCACCCGGGGCGACGCCACCGTCCTGACCTGGGAGCCACCGCACCACCTCGCGCTGCGGGCCACCCAGGACGGCGGGTTCTCCAACACACTCAGCTACCGCGTCGAGCAGGCCGACGGCGGCACGAGCCACCTGCGCATGGGCATCCACTGGGTGCACACCGGCGTCGTGGACGACGCCTGGAACTGGGACGGCAAGACGGACGCGGCCGAGAAGTACGTCGACTTCCACCAGCACGCCCTCACGGAGTACCTCCGCCACTTCGCCGGGCGCCCCGCCGTGTACGTACAGGCCCACCGCCCCGAACCGACCGCCGATCCGGCCGACTTCGCCGCGCTGCGCCGCCGCCTCGGCCTCGCCGACGACGCGGCGGTCGGCGACCGGTTCACCCTCCTGGCCCCCGAGCCGGTGGAGGTGACCGTCGACTGGCTCAGCGCCGACTTCGTCGGACTGCGCGGCCCGGACGCCCTGTACCGGTTCTTCAACGGCAGCAGCTGGAACGTACCGATCCGGCTCGGCCACCACCTGTTCGCCGAGGACGCCGACGAACAGCGGGCCACCGGGACGTGGTCCGCCTGGCTCAACGAGCCCGCCCGGGAGCGCTGA